A genomic region of Candidatus Palauibacter polyketidifaciens contains the following coding sequences:
- a CDS encoding NifU N-terminal domain-containing protein: MTDSDIQITVEGTPNPHAAKFVLDRDIPGKGSRSYFDPESAAEDPLAARLFEVDGVRALLIVENFITVTKTATLDWPELLDEIEAAILRALDTLR; the protein is encoded by the coding sequence ATGACAGACTCCGATATCCAGATCACGGTTGAGGGGACCCCGAACCCGCACGCGGCGAAGTTCGTCCTGGACCGCGACATCCCCGGCAAGGGGAGCCGGAGCTATTTCGATCCCGAGTCCGCCGCCGAAGACCCGCTGGCGGCGCGCCTGTTCGAGGTCGATGGAGTCCGGGCCCTGCTCATCGTCGAGAACTTCATCACGGTGACGAAGACCGCAACGCTCGACTGGCCGGAGCTGTTGGACGAGATCGAGGCGGCGATCCTGAGAGCGCTCGACACCCTCCGGTAA
- a CDS encoding M56 family metallopeptidase produces MVIAWIGYCLLISGLLALAAFATERALGHFRKPVRWGWFAAIVGSVTLPFAAFLAPGLFPGIGAAPWAPLVWLSEPVVVASAPAALEAVPTAWFDTGAMSVLAGGVWVLLAVGMLLHLGRAYGRLRSEMRTWTPGCVLGSRVMIADDRGPAVVGIRRSVVVMPRWIPELEDRLLRLVFLHEHEHQCAGDHRLFAAAVAALVLMPWNVFLWWQASRLRLAIEFDCDRRVLERGESPRDYADALITVGGRVSAPLLAAAAFAERKPAVEKRLRRMTEPLARLRIPRTLGASGVAALALILVLGTPQPEASMDAPAPEADADRGLPIEENPLALLAERAAQAERTTSVAYDTPPVLQNGGEIQQVLQRAYPRDLMNAGTGGRVEMWLYVDLSGAVANQEIKTSSGNDVLDRAAMEVARQMRFRPASNQGEPTAVWVSQWVTFQVI; encoded by the coding sequence ATGGTCATCGCCTGGATCGGATACTGCCTGTTGATTTCGGGACTCCTCGCCCTGGCCGCATTCGCGACCGAGCGGGCTCTGGGTCACTTCCGGAAGCCCGTGCGCTGGGGCTGGTTCGCGGCGATCGTCGGCTCCGTGACGCTCCCGTTCGCGGCGTTTCTCGCTCCCGGCCTCTTCCCGGGCATCGGCGCGGCACCCTGGGCTCCTCTCGTGTGGTTGAGCGAGCCGGTGGTCGTGGCCTCCGCGCCCGCTGCGCTCGAGGCGGTGCCCACGGCGTGGTTCGATACCGGCGCGATGAGTGTCCTCGCGGGTGGGGTCTGGGTGTTGCTCGCGGTGGGGATGCTCCTCCATCTCGGGCGGGCGTACGGGCGCCTGCGGTCGGAAATGCGGACGTGGACGCCGGGTTGCGTCCTCGGATCGCGGGTCATGATCGCGGATGACCGGGGCCCGGCCGTGGTCGGAATCCGGCGCTCGGTCGTCGTGATGCCGAGGTGGATCCCCGAACTCGAAGACCGGCTGTTGCGCCTGGTCTTCCTGCACGAGCACGAACACCAATGCGCCGGTGACCACCGTCTCTTCGCCGCGGCGGTCGCGGCCCTCGTGCTGATGCCGTGGAACGTGTTCCTGTGGTGGCAGGCATCGCGGCTGCGGCTGGCGATCGAGTTCGACTGCGACCGACGCGTGCTGGAACGGGGAGAGTCCCCGCGCGACTACGCGGATGCCCTCATCACGGTGGGAGGTCGTGTCTCCGCGCCACTGCTGGCCGCGGCCGCCTTCGCCGAACGCAAGCCGGCCGTGGAGAAGCGGCTGCGCCGCATGACCGAGCCACTGGCCCGGCTCCGCATTCCGAGAACCCTGGGCGCTTCCGGCGTGGCGGCGCTCGCCCTCATTCTCGTGCTGGGCACCCCGCAGCCCGAGGCGTCGATGGATGCTCCCGCGCCCGAAGCCGATGCCGACCGGGGTCTCCCTATCGAGGAGAACCCGCTGGCCCTCCTGGCCGAGAGGGCCGCGCAGGCGGAGCGGACGACCTCCGTCGCGTACGACACGCCCCCGGTTCTTCAGAACGGGGGCGAGATCCAGCAGGTTCTGCAGAGGGCCTATCCGCGCGACCTGATGAATGCGGGTACCGGCGGCCGGGTCGAGATGTGGCTGTACGTCGACCTGTCCGGCGCCGTTGCCAACCAGGAGATCAAGACGAGCAGCGGCAACGACGTGCTGGACCGCGCCGCCATGGAAGTCGCCCGGCAGATGCGGTTCCGCCCCGCGAGCAACCAGGGTGAACCGACCGCCGTCTGGGTCTCCCAGTGGGTGACCTTCCAGGTGATCTAG
- a CDS encoding TonB family protein — protein sequence MVIAWIGYCLLISGLLALAAFASERALGHFRTPVRWAWFAAIVGSVTVPVVAFFAPGLLPGFGVSSVAPGVGLSGLPAATTAAELPATAAAAGGGFDAVAVGAVLGWGWLAMAAAMIGYVGRVYGRLRSEMRTWRPGRVAGSPVMFSDERGPAVVGIRRSVVVMPKWIPELDDRLLRLVFLHEREHQRAGDHRLFAAAVTALVLMPWNPVAWWQVSRLRLAIEFDCDRRVLGRGESPRDYADALITVGSRVSGSLLAAAAFAERKPAVERRLRRMTEPPANMRLFRTLGASGLAMVAVLFVLGCPGPESGMNAPEAPTATVTPPSEASDWVPPVVPDEEAVGRGDRPSFIAFDRPPVLQNAAEVSNALVQAYPSNLKAAGIGGRVEMWLYVDTSGMVRNTELKTSSGNSDLDAAAADVVATMRFEPAMNRDQPTDVWIAQWITFQMASDADTAPARSSSPTDEDAPLVIVDGVIQSEGTSMADLRALDIDHVEVIKGSAAIELYGERATNGVIEITTKDGAADSESPAADRPSFLMSRMREGAPSRTPPATDRGLEIEDIVRTAVLDDVDGDGLLDFAIVPRSGNMPDPLIVIDGVISDAAGLSEFGTLDIDHVTIVRGERATETYGEKAQHGVIEITTKERAGAGGR from the coding sequence ATGGTCATCGCCTGGATCGGATACTGCCTGTTGATTTCGGGACTCCTCGCCCTGGCCGCCTTCGCCTCGGAGCGGGCGCTGGGTCACTTCCGGACGCCCGTGCGCTGGGCGTGGTTCGCGGCGATCGTCGGATCCGTGACGGTGCCCGTCGTCGCCTTCTTCGCGCCCGGACTCCTTCCCGGCTTCGGGGTGTCGTCCGTCGCGCCGGGCGTCGGGTTGAGCGGTCTGCCGGCCGCAACCACGGCTGCGGAGCTGCCCGCAACGGCCGCGGCGGCTGGTGGAGGTTTCGATGCGGTGGCCGTGGGTGCGGTGCTGGGGTGGGGCTGGCTGGCCATGGCCGCTGCCATGATCGGCTACGTCGGACGCGTCTACGGCCGGCTGCGGTCGGAGATGCGGACGTGGCGGCCGGGCCGCGTGGCGGGGTCGCCGGTCATGTTCTCCGACGAGCGGGGGCCGGCCGTCGTCGGGATCCGGCGCTCGGTCGTCGTGATGCCGAAGTGGATCCCCGAACTCGACGACAGACTGCTCCGCCTCGTCTTCCTCCACGAGCGGGAGCATCAGCGCGCCGGCGACCATCGGCTCTTCGCGGCGGCGGTTACGGCGCTCGTCCTGATGCCTTGGAACCCGGTCGCGTGGTGGCAGGTGTCCCGGCTGCGGCTCGCGATCGAGTTCGACTGCGACCGTCGCGTGCTCGGTCGGGGAGAGTCGCCGCGCGACTACGCGGACGCCCTCATCACGGTGGGAAGCCGCGTCTCCGGGTCGCTGCTCGCCGCTGCCGCCTTCGCCGAACGCAAGCCGGCCGTGGAGCGACGCCTGCGCCGCATGACCGAGCCGCCCGCCAACATGCGCCTGTTCCGCACGCTCGGCGCCTCGGGGCTGGCCATGGTCGCCGTCCTCTTCGTACTCGGCTGCCCCGGGCCCGAGAGCGGCATGAACGCGCCGGAAGCGCCCACCGCGACAGTGACTCCGCCCTCCGAAGCCAGTGACTGGGTGCCCCCGGTGGTGCCCGACGAGGAGGCCGTCGGGCGCGGCGACCGGCCGTCCTTCATCGCGTTCGACAGGCCTCCGGTGCTTCAGAACGCGGCGGAAGTATCCAACGCGCTGGTTCAAGCCTACCCGTCGAACCTGAAGGCAGCGGGCATCGGCGGGCGGGTCGAGATGTGGCTGTACGTCGACACGTCCGGCATGGTTCGCAACACGGAACTCAAGACGAGCAGCGGCAACAGCGACCTGGACGCCGCCGCCGCGGATGTCGTCGCGACGATGCGCTTCGAGCCCGCGATGAACCGCGACCAGCCGACCGACGTCTGGATTGCCCAGTGGATCACCTTCCAGATGGCGAGCGATGCGGACACCGCCCCCGCCCGGAGTTCTTCCCCAACCGATGAGGATGCTCCGCTCGTCATCGTCGACGGCGTCATTCAATCCGAGGGCACGAGCATGGCAGACCTCCGGGCCCTCGATATCGACCACGTCGAGGTCATCAAGGGGAGCGCGGCCATCGAGTTGTACGGCGAGCGCGCCACGAACGGCGTGATCGAGATCACGACGAAGGACGGCGCTGCGGACAGCGAGTCTCCGGCGGCTGACCGCCCATCCTTCCTGATGAGCCGCATGAGGGAAGGAGCCCCCTCCCGAACGCCGCCCGCTACCGACCGTGGCCTCGAGATCGAAGACATCGTTCGCACGGCGGTCCTCGACGATGTCGACGGGGATGGCTTGCTGGACTTCGCGATCGTGCCCCGTTCGGGGAACATGCCCGATCCGCTGATCGTCATCGATGGCGTGATTTCCGACGCTGCGGGGCTGTCGGAGTTCGGCACACTCGACATCGATCATGTCACGATCGTGAGAGGTGAGCGTGCCACAGAGACGTACGGGGAGAAGGCCCAACACGGCGTGATCGAAATCACGACGAAAGAGAGGGCGGGGGCTGGCGGCCGGTAG
- a CDS encoding 6-bladed beta-propeller, translating into MIHAIRRHSLFGAGLWLLAACGGDGGGGTPVGGSGVIDGPDFTIAPAHESRWIAGALDGEDWEVFGSIADLIFNEAGDLFILDEQAGHVVVFDRDGVYLRTISRQGEGPGELTDPESISLLADGRLAVFDGGRNGIQFFTPEGEYAESAPFDPKQGAPRRVGAWLSDGSIITAREFVVSGTAEAMSVSSSVGGTGDAPGRPLVRYRTDGTREPFYTAWEPPPPTGDAAEASGGSFSFNLSPVRAFDAGLHFAALSDGRIAVVDSSGYRIRLIGEDGAVSEVLERPLTPTPVTNTVRSAERERRLAELEGNRSPTTLSLAGRPDIRMPDDFASQLQEALRARIGEMTFAEVIPAIEALAVDFDDRLWVVRTPLPNEEGPIDIVTPDARYLGTIQPGGLRVPDAFGPDGLMAYVDTHDLGYPIVRVVQLAPDAPLTENRTP; encoded by the coding sequence ATGATCCACGCAATCCGGCGTCATTCCCTGTTTGGTGCGGGCCTCTGGCTCCTGGCCGCGTGCGGGGGCGATGGCGGCGGTGGGACGCCGGTTGGCGGGTCGGGGGTCATCGACGGTCCCGACTTTACGATCGCTCCGGCGCATGAATCCCGCTGGATCGCCGGGGCCCTGGATGGGGAGGACTGGGAAGTCTTCGGGTCCATCGCCGACCTGATCTTCAACGAGGCGGGCGACCTCTTCATACTGGACGAACAGGCCGGGCACGTCGTCGTGTTCGACCGGGACGGGGTCTACCTTCGAACCATCTCCCGGCAGGGCGAAGGCCCCGGCGAACTGACCGATCCCGAATCGATATCCCTGCTCGCCGATGGTCGTCTCGCCGTGTTCGACGGGGGTCGCAACGGAATCCAGTTCTTCACGCCGGAGGGCGAATACGCGGAATCGGCGCCCTTCGATCCGAAGCAGGGCGCGCCCAGGCGCGTCGGCGCGTGGCTCTCGGACGGGAGCATCATCACCGCCCGCGAGTTCGTGGTGAGTGGAACGGCGGAGGCCATGTCGGTGAGCAGCTCCGTCGGCGGCACGGGAGACGCACCCGGACGCCCCCTCGTCCGCTACCGGACGGACGGAACTCGCGAGCCGTTCTACACGGCCTGGGAGCCGCCGCCGCCCACCGGAGACGCGGCGGAAGCCAGCGGTGGCAGCTTTTCCTTCAATCTCAGCCCCGTGAGGGCGTTCGACGCGGGGCTGCATTTCGCCGCGCTATCGGACGGGCGAATCGCCGTCGTCGACTCCTCGGGATACCGGATCAGGCTGATCGGCGAGGACGGTGCCGTGAGTGAGGTTCTGGAACGGCCGCTCACGCCGACCCCGGTGACGAACACCGTGCGGAGTGCGGAGCGGGAGCGTCGGCTGGCCGAGCTGGAGGGGAATCGGAGCCCGACGACCCTTTCCCTCGCGGGGCGCCCGGACATCCGCATGCCGGACGACTTCGCGAGCCAGTTGCAGGAGGCTCTCCGGGCCCGCATCGGAGAGATGACGTTCGCCGAGGTCATCCCCGCAATCGAGGCCTTGGCGGTGGACTTCGACGATCGCTTGTGGGTGGTTCGGACCCCGCTCCCCAACGAGGAAGGGCCGATCGACATTGTGACGCCCGACGCCCGCTACCTGGGCACGATCCAACCGGGAGGACTCCGAGTCCCGGACGCGTTCGGCCCGGACGGCCTCATGGCCTACGTGGACACGCACGACCTCGGTTACCCGATCGTGCGCGTCGTCCAACTGGCCCCGGATGCCCCACTGACGGAGAACCGGACTCCGTAG
- a CDS encoding BTAD domain-containing putative transcriptional regulator — MLTLRCFGEVATSDPRGARIPLRSRKHTGLLLYLVAHPGTVHMRETLADLLWDSRDRKARHSLSQALYDIRSSMGPVITVDANTVRLVPQRITYELDAFERAFQARDHETVIDLYRGDFAPGLLNLGADEFERWLDGERERCRVLVAMALKTVQQAAEESGDWDRTCLAALRLVRQNEFDEHAHSTLMRALCMKGDYASALSYYRALEKCGWVASATELTETAAWARNQLDAAPLVVRERREPRMSDRGGEFRQLSLALRSSRAVPIRLALAGERGLGREDVVRDFARFVSSGGGSVQWLPPDLAGTRENLASELGRYPRKTRLIVIRADVPDWTTVDEVMRTADFPGAMVVGFSNPDVARRAEAARLVDFVITFDPLTTDACAASLQATERGCSPVQATECARLSGGNPALARAILRVWMRHNFSPTTVGDRESGGRLAYERSTEVRSLVGDQLETLSLREGRLAATLVLLTRPARAHAESIVGADSSGGAVEGLRAKGWLHSETDRWTLSRPLAGAVLAWNLPPDERAQVHRAAAGVLENAGLGARAAAASELAAAGESSRAFSLACEVAKGALGEGRSPVAGEAAALAFEHASGGADRLRSGLLLSEAELQRGRFRRAMSVLHQIAAVADTGNDLSRVHLALARAALAAGDRLATDLHRQNLAESLGHATDPALIRALAMQTAVLDATEATPRRNGKPRLERFRTRLRGIVPEDADYAGVWCDAFRLLFHRVGGQSGLAEARRVLETCRHGLVRLGYEGLRAATAAEFWVAMRGARLHDALQLLEDTSESCNENRHESANLNNLGAVLLELGNFERALDELGRSRAIDEELESPPKARAYALLNQAQCVFFKGDYALCREYMEQLLRGSGHTGRHPFAAQAWALTGLLAMADDDQREVEACLESLEDCSAVVGENDLYLVTWFRAAAMGTRDRRKTIAGLIEAADHTAEIDRLSAEKLRVLAGTYAPPNRPGDQREACGFLRSAGASWFVRFAHNWLRV; from the coding sequence ATGCTTACGCTGCGCTGCTTCGGCGAGGTCGCGACCTCGGACCCACGCGGGGCAAGGATCCCGCTGCGGTCACGGAAGCACACGGGTCTCCTGCTGTATCTCGTTGCACACCCCGGAACCGTCCACATGCGGGAGACGCTCGCCGATCTCCTGTGGGACAGTCGCGACAGAAAAGCGCGACACTCGCTCAGCCAGGCACTCTACGACATCCGGTCGTCCATGGGTCCGGTGATCACCGTGGACGCCAACACGGTCCGACTCGTGCCGCAGCGGATCACATACGAACTCGATGCATTCGAACGGGCGTTCCAGGCCAGGGACCACGAGACCGTCATCGATCTGTACCGGGGAGACTTCGCCCCCGGTCTGCTCAACCTGGGAGCGGACGAGTTCGAGCGCTGGCTGGACGGCGAACGGGAGCGTTGTCGCGTCCTGGTCGCCATGGCGCTCAAGACCGTGCAACAAGCCGCCGAGGAGAGCGGCGACTGGGACCGGACGTGTCTGGCTGCGCTCCGGCTCGTGAGGCAGAACGAGTTCGACGAACACGCGCACAGCACCCTCATGCGTGCCTTGTGCATGAAGGGCGACTACGCCTCCGCCCTTTCCTACTACCGAGCGCTGGAGAAATGCGGTTGGGTCGCCAGCGCCACGGAGCTGACGGAGACGGCGGCGTGGGCTCGGAACCAGCTTGACGCCGCACCCCTGGTCGTCCGCGAGCGCCGGGAACCGCGGATGTCGGATCGAGGAGGAGAGTTCCGCCAGCTGAGCCTCGCTCTCCGTTCGTCCCGCGCGGTGCCCATACGGTTGGCTCTGGCCGGCGAGCGCGGTCTCGGACGGGAAGACGTCGTGCGGGACTTCGCCAGATTCGTATCCAGCGGTGGAGGGTCGGTGCAGTGGCTTCCGCCGGACCTTGCGGGGACGCGCGAGAATCTGGCCTCGGAGCTGGGCCGATACCCTCGAAAGACCCGACTCATCGTCATCAGGGCCGACGTTCCGGATTGGACCACCGTGGATGAAGTCATGCGGACCGCGGATTTCCCGGGCGCCATGGTGGTCGGCTTTTCGAACCCGGACGTGGCTCGGCGGGCAGAAGCCGCGCGTCTCGTGGACTTCGTGATCACCTTCGATCCACTCACCACCGACGCGTGTGCGGCGTCGCTTCAGGCAACCGAGAGGGGCTGCAGTCCGGTACAGGCGACTGAATGCGCCAGGCTCTCCGGCGGCAATCCGGCTCTGGCCCGGGCCATCCTCAGGGTGTGGATGCGTCACAACTTCAGCCCGACGACCGTCGGCGACCGGGAATCGGGCGGGCGATTGGCCTACGAGCGGTCCACCGAGGTTCGTTCGCTCGTCGGCGATCAACTGGAGACGCTCTCGCTCCGGGAAGGACGACTGGCGGCGACGTTGGTGCTGCTCACGCGCCCGGCACGGGCCCACGCCGAATCGATCGTGGGCGCAGATTCGAGTGGGGGTGCTGTTGAAGGGCTCCGCGCCAAGGGCTGGTTACACTCCGAAACGGATCGATGGACGTTGAGCCGCCCCCTGGCCGGTGCCGTGCTCGCGTGGAATCTGCCGCCGGACGAGAGGGCGCAGGTACACCGGGCGGCGGCCGGAGTCCTCGAGAACGCGGGTCTCGGCGCGCGGGCGGCGGCCGCCTCCGAGCTCGCCGCGGCCGGAGAGTCCTCCCGCGCCTTCAGTCTGGCCTGTGAGGTGGCAAAGGGGGCGTTGGGGGAGGGTCGGTCACCGGTAGCGGGTGAGGCGGCGGCGTTGGCGTTCGAGCATGCCAGTGGCGGGGCCGACCGCCTGCGTTCCGGCCTCCTCCTCTCGGAGGCCGAGTTGCAGCGGGGACGGTTTCGGCGGGCCATGAGCGTCCTTCACCAGATTGCCGCCGTGGCCGACACCGGGAACGACCTGAGCCGCGTCCACCTGGCGTTGGCGCGGGCGGCGTTGGCGGCGGGAGATCGACTCGCGACGGATCTCCACCGTCAGAATCTCGCGGAGTCTCTGGGGCATGCGACCGACCCGGCGCTAATCCGCGCGCTGGCGATGCAGACCGCTGTCCTCGACGCGACGGAAGCTACGCCCCGGCGCAACGGCAAGCCCCGTCTCGAGAGGTTCCGTACGCGCCTCCGCGGGATCGTCCCCGAGGACGCCGATTACGCAGGTGTCTGGTGCGACGCGTTTCGGCTTCTCTTCCATCGGGTTGGAGGTCAGAGCGGCCTTGCGGAGGCTCGCCGAGTTCTCGAGACCTGCCGTCACGGGCTTGTCCGGCTCGGCTACGAGGGTCTCCGCGCCGCCACCGCCGCGGAGTTCTGGGTGGCCATGCGAGGCGCGCGTCTTCATGACGCCCTCCAGTTGCTGGAAGACACCTCGGAGAGCTGCAACGAGAACCGACACGAATCCGCGAACCTCAACAACCTGGGTGCGGTGCTGCTCGAACTCGGCAACTTCGAACGGGCGCTCGATGAACTCGGCCGCAGCCGCGCGATCGACGAGGAGCTCGAGAGTCCACCCAAAGCCCGGGCCTACGCCCTGCTGAATCAGGCGCAGTGCGTCTTCTTCAAGGGGGACTACGCTCTCTGCCGGGAATACATGGAGCAGTTGCTCCGGGGTTCCGGGCACACGGGTCGGCATCCGTTCGCGGCGCAGGCATGGGCGCTCACCGGCCTCCTGGCGATGGCCGACGACGATCAGCGCGAGGTCGAGGCCTGCCTCGAGTCGCTGGAGGACTGTTCCGCCGTAGTGGGGGAGAACGACCTCTACCTGGTGACCTGGTTTCGTGCCGCGGCGATGGGGACTCGCGATCGCCGAAAGACCATCGCCGGTCTCATCGAAGCGGCGGATCATACCGCCGAGATAGACAGGCTGAGCGCCGAGAAGCTGAGAGTGTTGGCCGGCACTTACGCTCCACCCAACCGGCCCGGCGATCAACGCGAGGCCTGCGGCTTCCTGCGGTCCGCGGGCGCCTCCTGGTTCGTGCGCTTCGCACACAACTGGTTGCGCGTTTAG
- a CDS encoding BlaI/MecI/CopY family transcriptional regulator, with translation MEIKFTTRELDLMAVLWERGASTVAEVQERLGDELAYTTVLTILRTLEEKGYVGHTQEGKAYRYHTLVGRDCAGASAVRRLVQKMFQGSPELLLTHLVSDRALSKEDLENLRGMVDERLSSKE, from the coding sequence GTGGAGATCAAGTTCACGACGCGGGAACTCGACCTCATGGCGGTGCTGTGGGAGAGAGGGGCCTCGACCGTCGCGGAGGTGCAGGAACGCCTCGGCGACGAGCTGGCCTACACCACCGTGCTCACGATCCTCCGGACGCTGGAGGAGAAGGGGTACGTGGGGCACACCCAGGAGGGGAAGGCCTACCGCTATCACACGCTCGTGGGGCGCGACTGCGCCGGCGCGAGCGCGGTGCGCCGGCTGGTTCAGAAGATGTTCCAGGGGTCGCCCGAACTGCTGCTCACGCACCTCGTCTCCGACCGTGCGCTCTCGAAGGAGGACCTCGAGAACCTGCGCGGCATGGTGGACGAACGCCTCAGCTCGAAGGAGTAG